The genomic stretch TCCTTGCCGTAGCGACGGCTACGGCGCGTCGTTCCGCCTTGCCCCGCGGGCGCATCACGCGCCTCGGTGCACACGGGACTTCCGCGCCGGCACACTAGACTCTACACAAAACACTTCCGCGTTCGCGGATGGCCGTATAATTTGCTACTCCCTCCCCGACAGTTCTGTCACCAACATCCAGGATTACCTATGTGGAAGAACACCCGCGGGGGCACCAGCGCGCGCTCGTTCGCCCTCACGACCCTCCTCCTGTCGGGCATGCTGGTAGCGTGCGGAGGCGACGACGACGGCACGGCTCCGCCGGTCGATTTCGACGAGCAGGCCGCGGCCAATGATCTGGACGCGGTCCTGGGCGCCGTCAGCCAGGACGCCACCACGACCCTGCTGCTCGCGGCCCAGGGCCTGGCGAACACCGCCGCTGCTCCCGCGCTGTTCCCGGCGCTGGCTTCGATCTCGCCGGAGTCCGGCGGCCTCGCCGGCATCGCCGAGGTGGGAGACGCCAAGCTCGGCCTCGCCGCGTCCGCGCTACTGCCTAACCTGTCGGCGACGTCGTCGGTAGGGGCGGAACCCATCTTCCCGAGCAATCTGCTGGGGAAGACGTTCGTGTGGGGTGGAACGGGCTACGTGCCCGACGACACCCTGCCGGGCGCGCCCGCGAACGGGGTCCGGTTCATCGCCTACGCGATCAACCCCCTGACCCGGCTGCCGGTGGAGCCGCTGGTCGAGGTCGGCTACCTGGACCTCACCGACGACGGCAGCCCTGCCTCGACGCGGCTCGGCATCCTGCTCGTCGATACGTCGGGCGCGTCCGACGTCACGCTCGTCGACTACTTCATCGACGTCTCCATCCAGGTGGTCGGGGAGACGGTGACAGTCACGCTGCTGGCCAGAGGGTTCGTGTCCGACGGCACCCAGACGGTCACCTTCGACCTGGACCAGGGGCTGTCGCTCGATCAGACCGGCGCCGGGACTTTCACGGTCGACTACGCGTTCGACGTGGCGGGCCTGTCGCTCGGCTTCCAGGCGGCCGCGTCCCTGGACCTGACTCAGGAGACGTCCGGTTTCGCGTCGACCATGACCCTGCGCGAGGGCTCCGACGTGGTGGTCCTGAACGTGACGGAGAGCGCCACGGGGGCGATCGATGGCCAGATTACGTTCAACGGCTCGCCCGTGATTCTCGTGGCCGGCACGGCGCTCAACCCGCAGTTCACGCGGCCCGACGGCAGCGAGCTCACGGAAGTCGAGGTCCAGGCGCTCGTGGACATAGTCGACGCGGTGACGGAGATCCTGCTGGTCGCCGAGGAGTTGTTCGCGCCGATCAGCGGGGCAATGGCGGTCTAGCGGTGGCGCTCTAGACTATCCCACGCTCTCGAGAAAAAGAGGGGGAGGCGTCCGGCGCCTCCCCCTTCAGAACCGAAAGCGCCCGAGCAGCTCCTTGAGGTCCAGCGCCGTCCGCTCCAGCGCCTGGACGGACGCAACCTTGCCGTTTCCGTCCGCGCCGTCCTCGGTGACCAGCCTGCGCACCGCGGCCCCGACCTGGGAGCTCTGGGCGGCCATCTCTTCCGCCGTGGCGGCCTCCTCTTCGGCGCCACTGGCGAGGTCCTCGACCGCCGCGCGGCCGCGCGACACGGCGACGTCGATATTTCGCGCGCGGCCCGAAATGGCCTGCGCCTGCTCGTTGGTGGCTTCCAGAGACGCGACGATGCGCTGGAGCGCCTCGGCGGACCGGCCGGCCTCGCGCACCGCGGCCTCTACCTGCCCCACCTCGTCTCTCATCGCGTGCACCGACCCGGCGACGCCCGAGCGGATGTTGCCGACCAGGTCGCTGATCTGGGCGGCGGCGGCGGAGGCGCGTTCGGCCAGCTTGCGGATCTCGCCCGCCACCACCCCGAAGGCGCGACCCTCTTCACCCGCGCGGGCGGCCACGATGGAGGCGTTGATGGCGAGGAGGTTGGTCTGCCCGGCGATCTCCAGGATCGTCTCGACGATGGATTCGATGCGCCCCGAGTGCTCCTCCAGGGCTTCAACCGTGCGGGCCGTCTGGCCCACCCTCTCGCCCGCTTCACGGATACCCTGGAGCGCGTGTTCCACCGTCTCGGAGCCCTCGCGGGCGACCTGGACGCTGGACTGCGACGACGTGGCGAGCGCGACCGCGGCCGAGGATACCTCGGCCGTGGCCTGCGAGATCTCGCCCACCACCCCCGCCACTTCCTGGCTCCGCTGCGCCTGCTGCTGCGCCGCCTGGGCGATCTGCTCGATCGCCGCGTCCAGCTCGACGACCGCGCTGGCGGACTCGTGCGCGACGCTGGCGATCTCCCCCGCGTTGTCCGCGACGTCGTCGCTCACCGATCGGATGCGGCCCAGGAGAACACGAAAGTCTTCGAGCATGAGGTTGAAGGAGCGCACCAGGCGGCCCACCTCGTCGCGCCGCGTGATCTCCGTGGAGCCGTCGTGATCGATCTGGCCCACGGTCAAGTCGCCGCGCGCCAGGCGCTCCGTCTTGCGTACGGCGACCACCAGCGGGCGCGTGATCTGACGGGTGATGTACCACGCCAGCAGCGAGCCCAGGACGACCACCGCGAACAGGCCCAACCAGGCCCAGCGACGCGTCGACTCGATGTCAGCCTTCACCTGGCTGCCGAGCCCGCTGCTTTGTGCATCGTGACTCTGCTCGAGCTCGTCGATGGGCACCCGGAAGTCGTCCAGCGCGCTCTGCATTCGGCTCAACGCCGCGCGGATGCTGGAGGGGTCCGCGGAGCGCGAGATCAGTCCGCGCGCGGCGCCTCCCGCGTCGACGAGCGCCGCGCGCGATCGCGCGGCTTGCTCGGCCACGGCGCGCCGCTCGGCTTGTAGCCGGTCGATGCCGAGGTAGGCGTCCAGGCGGCTCCCGGTCTGTTCGATGTTTTCGTCGTAGAACGCGAGCCACCGGTCGCGTTCGGTGGGGTCCACGGCCGCCGCGGCGTGGGCGAGCCCCAACGCCGCCTGGTAGGCGTCCCGGTCGATGTTCAGCACCCGACCCAGCCCGCCCACCTCCTGGAAGGCCAGCCTGTCTACGGTCTCGGCTTCGTCGCCGGCGCGGCTTATGAGGGACAGGACCAGCGCCGTGGTGAGCGCCAGGATGACCGCGACCATCGCCAGGAGTTTCCAGAGGATGGGCCAGTTGCGCATGGACCATGCGCGCCCGCCCCTCGGTCCGCCGTTGGATAGCGAGATGTCCGCCGTCGTGAGGGCATCCTCCGACGGCGGGGAAGGCTGGGAGTCCGACCCGTTCGTGTCGGCCATGTCCGTGATGTCCGTGGTCAGTCCGGGGAGAGTGACCGCGTGCAACGTAACGCCGCCTCCAAACGGCAGCCAGATTCTTTGCGTGGCCGGGCCATCGACCGGCTAGCCGGCGCTCAGCTTCCGGTAGCGGATGCGGTGCGGCTGTTCCGCGTCCGACCCGAGGCGGCGGCGCCGATCCTCCTCGTAGTCGTGGAAGTTGCCCTCCAGCCAGCGGAACTCGCTGTTCCCCTCGAAGACCAGCATGTGCGTGGCGATGCGGTCCAGAAACCAGCGGTCGTGGCTGATCACCAGCGCGCAGCCCGCGAAGCGCAGGATGGCGTCTTCCAGCGCCCGCAGCGTGTCCACGTCGAGGTCGTTGGTGGGCTCGTCCAACAGCAGGACGTTGCCGCCTGACTGGAGGAGCTTGGCGAGGTGTACGCGGTTGCGCTCGCCTCCGGACAGCACGCCCACCTTCTTCTGCTGATCGGGCCCGCGGAAGTTGAAGCCCGACAGGTACGCGCGACTGTTCATCTCGGCGTTGCCTACGGGGATCGTCTCCCGCCCGCCGGTGACCTCCTGCCACACGCTGTTGTCGGGCGCGAGCCTTTCTCGGGACTGGTCCACGTAGGACAGGCGGACCGTGTGGCCCAGCCGCAGCGAGCCCCCGTCGGGCTGCTCCTGCCCCGTCAGCAGCCGGAAGAGGGTCGTCTTGCCCGCGCCGTTCGGTCCGATGATGCCCACCAGCGCACCCCGCGGGACGCTGAACGAAAGGTCGTCGAACAGGAGCTTGTCGCCGTATGCCTTGGACAGGTCTTCGGCGACGATCACCTCATCGCCCAACCGAGGCCCGGGTGGTATGAGGATCTCCGCCGTGCGGATCTGCTCGGACGGGTCTCGCGCCGACAGCTCCTCGAACGCGCTGAGGCGCGCCTTGCCCTTGGCGTGGCGCGCGCGCGGGGCCATGCGCACCCACTCCAACTCGCGCTGCAGGGTGCGCTGGCGGGCCGACTCGCCCTTCTCCTGCACCCGGAGCCGCTCTCGCTTCTGCTCCAACCACGACGAGTAGTTGCCCTCGTAGGGGAATCCCGCTCCCCGGTCGAGCTCCAGGATCCACTCGGCGACGTTGTCCAGGAAGTACCTGTCGTGGGTGACGGCGACGATGGTGCCT from Gemmatimonadota bacterium encodes the following:
- the ettA gene encoding energy-dependent translational throttle protein EttA, whose amino-acid sequence is FIYVMKDLCKVVPPKREVLKGIWLSFYPGAKIGVVGPNGSGKSTLLRIMAGVDTDFQGEAWPAKGTRIGYLPQEPELDPALDVRGNVEVAVTEQRSLLARYDEVNARFAEPMSDDEMQALIEEQGRIQDAIEAGGLWDLDRRIEVAMDALRLPPGDAEVGPLSGGERRRVALCRVLLSEPDMLLLDEPTNHLDAESVAWLERHLTEFRGTIVAVTHDRYFLDNVAEWILELDRGAGFPYEGNYSSWLEQKRERLRVQEKGESARQRTLQRELEWVRMAPRARHAKGKARLSAFEELSARDPSEQIRTAEILIPPGPRLGDEVIVAEDLSKAYGDKLLFDDLSFSVPRGALVGIIGPNGAGKTTLFRLLTGQEQPDGGSLRLGHTVRLSYVDQSRERLAPDNSVWQEVTGGRETIPVGNAEMNSRAYLSGFNFRGPDQQKKVGVLSGGERNRVHLAKLLQSGGNVLLLDEPTNDLDVDTLRALEDAILRFAGCALVISHDRWFLDRIATHMLVFEGNSEFRWLEGNFHDYEEDRRRRLGSDAEQPHRIRYRKLSAG
- a CDS encoding methyl-accepting chemotaxis protein codes for the protein MHAVTLPGLTTDITDMADTNGSDSQPSPPSEDALTTADISLSNGGPRGGRAWSMRNWPILWKLLAMVAVILALTTALVLSLISRAGDEAETVDRLAFQEVGGLGRVLNIDRDAYQAALGLAHAAAAVDPTERDRWLAFYDENIEQTGSRLDAYLGIDRLQAERRAVAEQAARSRAALVDAGGAARGLISRSADPSSIRAALSRMQSALDDFRVPIDELEQSHDAQSSGLGSQVKADIESTRRWAWLGLFAVVVLGSLLAWYITRQITRPLVVAVRKTERLARGDLTVGQIDHDGSTEITRRDEVGRLVRSFNLMLEDFRVLLGRIRSVSDDVADNAGEIASVAHESASAVVELDAAIEQIAQAAQQQAQRSQEVAGVVGEISQATAEVSSAAVALATSSQSSVQVAREGSETVEHALQGIREAGERVGQTARTVEALEEHSGRIESIVETILEIAGQTNLLAINASIVAARAGEEGRAFGVVAGEIRKLAERASAAAAQISDLVGNIRSGVAGSVHAMRDEVGQVEAAVREAGRSAEALQRIVASLEATNEQAQAISGRARNIDVAVSRGRAAVEDLASGAEEEAATAEEMAAQSSQVGAAVRRLVTEDGADGNGKVASVQALERTALDLKELLGRFRF